One window from the genome of Variovorax sp. PAMC26660 encodes:
- a CDS encoding SUMF1/EgtB/PvdO family nonheme iron enzyme, producing the protein MSSRPPPSSTPSGAQGLPHSIDSPDMCRAGRELLSLALIDARNHTLHLLSLYEEALGTQALMVPPVPEEEGVVPPVWLAGHIGWFAEWWIGRNTQRAFGVDCPVRPTRLAAIDPGADDWWNPAQSMPGRRWSTDLPDLGQTKAYLLETLESTLELLEHAAETDAGLYFYRLALFHEDLRGEQFVVMAQALGLPLGVEQAPIAVTREPLLLPATRWELGSSASGFAFSQERSAHRIDVPEFEIDAQPVTWNQYIEFVDDGGYDREALWHADGWRWLAAQVEGRRGPRYVEQIGVARNGTGGSVLQQHFGSTVRAAGHHSAVHLSWWEADAWARWAGRRIATEVEWEIAAHAAARRGFRWADVHEWTAGTLQPWPGYRADPWSAGGEFDPEAAFGRARVLRGASFATRARLRSLKRRSFALPERDDGFFGFRTCAL; encoded by the coding sequence ATGTCCTCGCGCCCACCGCCTTCCTCGACGCCTTCCGGAGCCCAGGGCCTGCCCCATTCGATCGATTCGCCCGACATGTGCCGCGCCGGCCGCGAGCTGTTGTCGCTGGCGCTGATCGACGCGCGCAACCACACGCTGCATCTGCTGTCGCTCTATGAAGAGGCACTGGGCACCCAGGCGCTCATGGTGCCGCCCGTGCCGGAAGAGGAAGGCGTGGTGCCGCCGGTCTGGCTGGCCGGTCACATCGGCTGGTTTGCCGAGTGGTGGATCGGCCGCAACACGCAGCGCGCCTTCGGCGTGGATTGCCCCGTGCGGCCGACGCGGCTGGCGGCCATAGACCCCGGCGCCGACGATTGGTGGAACCCGGCGCAGAGCATGCCGGGGCGCCGCTGGTCCACGGACCTGCCCGACCTGGGCCAGACCAAGGCCTACCTGCTCGAAACGCTGGAGAGCACGCTCGAGTTGCTCGAGCACGCGGCCGAGACCGATGCCGGCCTGTACTTCTATCGCCTGGCGCTGTTCCATGAAGACCTGCGCGGCGAGCAGTTCGTGGTGATGGCGCAGGCGCTGGGGCTGCCCCTGGGCGTCGAGCAGGCGCCCATCGCCGTCACGCGCGAGCCGCTGCTGCTGCCGGCCACGCGCTGGGAACTGGGCTCGTCCGCGAGCGGCTTCGCTTTTTCGCAGGAGCGCAGCGCGCACCGCATCGACGTGCCCGAGTTCGAGATCGATGCGCAACCCGTCACCTGGAACCAGTACATCGAATTCGTCGACGATGGCGGCTACGACCGCGAGGCGCTGTGGCATGCCGACGGTTGGCGCTGGCTGGCCGCGCAGGTCGAGGGGCGGCGCGGGCCGCGCTACGTCGAGCAGATCGGCGTGGCGCGCAACGGCACCGGCGGCTCGGTGCTGCAGCAGCATTTTGGTTCCACGGTGCGCGCGGCCGGGCACCACAGCGCCGTGCACCTGAGCTGGTGGGAGGCCGATGCGTGGGCCCGCTGGGCGGGGCGCCGCATTGCCACCGAGGTCGAGTGGGAGATTGCGGCGCACGCGGCCGCGCGGCGCGGCTTTCGCTGGGCCGACGTGCATGAATGGACGGCAGGCACGCTGCAGCCCTGGCCCGGTTATCGCGCCGATCCGTGGAGCGCCGGTGGCGAGTTCGATCCCGAGGCGGCGTTCGGCCGGGCGCGCGTGCTGCGCGGTGCATCGTTCGCGACGCGTGCGCGCCTGCGTTCGCTCAAGCGCCGCAGCTTCGCGCTGCCCGAGCGCGACGACGGCTTCTTCGGTTTCCGGACCTGCGCGCTTTGA
- a CDS encoding TRAP transporter large permease subunit: MHMENFAPIMFAGLIVIMLIGFPVAFSLSALGLICGFFAIEMGWFPAGFMANLPLNVFGILSNETLLAIPFFTLMGAVLEKCGLAEDMLDSMGQLFGPVRGGLGYSVIIVGFILGAITGTVAGQVIAMAMISLPIMMRYGYDMRYSTGVLAASGTITQLVPPSLVLIVMADQLGTDVGQMYKGAWGPSILQVIIFAIYTFMVGRLRPHYVPGLPVTARTLHGWALWGKCLRGIIPSAILIFAVLGSMGGLPFMDNAIATPTEAGAMGAVGSLILALIHRRLSWSLMKDAMEGTMRLTAMVVFILIGSRVFSLVFQGVDGAKWIEHMLAGLPGGQVGFLIAVNIFVFFLAFFLDFFEIAFIILPLLGPVAHKLGIDMVWFGVLLCVNMQTSFMHPPFGFALFYLRGIADTLFKNGALPRKVESRDIYLGAIPWVGMQLLLVAIVIFFPQTVTVFLEKEKVVDIEKVNLDMPADAEPPPAPDSNGVNMEDPFGNSKKDEPAAPAETPPASNEPTKP; the protein is encoded by the coding sequence ATGCACATGGAAAACTTCGCCCCGATCATGTTCGCGGGGCTCATCGTGATCATGCTGATCGGGTTCCCGGTCGCGTTTTCGCTCTCGGCCCTGGGCCTGATCTGCGGCTTCTTCGCCATCGAGATGGGCTGGTTCCCGGCCGGCTTCATGGCCAACCTGCCGCTCAATGTGTTCGGCATCCTGTCGAACGAGACGCTGCTTGCCATTCCGTTCTTCACCCTCATGGGAGCCGTACTGGAGAAGTGCGGACTCGCGGAGGACATGCTCGACTCGATGGGCCAGCTTTTCGGCCCGGTGCGCGGCGGCCTGGGCTACTCGGTGATCATCGTGGGCTTCATCCTCGGTGCCATCACCGGCACGGTGGCCGGCCAGGTGATCGCGATGGCGATGATCTCGCTGCCGATCATGATGCGCTACGGCTACGACATGCGCTACTCGACCGGCGTGCTCGCCGCCTCGGGCACGATCACGCAACTGGTGCCGCCCTCGCTGGTGCTCATCGTCATGGCCGACCAGCTCGGCACCGACGTGGGCCAGATGTACAAGGGCGCCTGGGGTCCGTCGATCCTGCAGGTGATCATCTTCGCGATCTACACCTTCATGGTAGGCCGCCTGCGCCCGCACTATGTGCCGGGCCTGCCCGTCACCGCGCGCACGCTGCATGGCTGGGCGCTGTGGGGCAAGTGCCTGCGCGGCATCATTCCCTCGGCCATCCTGATCTTCGCGGTGCTCGGCTCGATGGGCGGCCTGCCCTTCATGGACAACGCCATCGCCACGCCGACCGAAGCCGGTGCCATGGGCGCGGTGGGTTCGCTGATCCTGGCGCTCATCCATCGACGCCTGAGCTGGTCGCTGATGAAGGACGCGATGGAGGGCACGATGCGCCTGACGGCGATGGTGGTGTTCATCCTGATCGGCTCGCGCGTGTTCTCGCTGGTGTTCCAGGGCGTGGACGGCGCCAAGTGGATCGAGCACATGCTCGCGGGCCTGCCCGGCGGCCAGGTGGGCTTTCTGATCGCGGTGAATATCTTCGTTTTCTTCCTCGCGTTCTTTCTCGACTTTTTCGAGATCGCGTTCATCATCCTGCCGCTGCTGGGGCCGGTGGCGCACAAGCTCGGCATCGACATGGTGTGGTTCGGCGTGCTGCTGTGCGTGAACATGCAGACCTCGTTCATGCACCCGCCGTTCGGCTTTGCGCTGTTCTATTTACGGGGCATCGCGGACACCCTCTTCAAGAACGGAGCGTTACCCCGAAAGGTGGAGTCGCGCGACATTTACCTGGGCGCCATACCGTGGGTGGGCATGCAACTGCTGCTGGTGGCCATCGTGATCTTCTTCCCGCAGACGGTGACCGTGTTCCTGGAGAAAGAGAAAGTCGTCGACATCGAGAAGGTCAATCTCGACATGCCGGCCGATGCCGAGCCGCCGCCCGCGCCCGACAGCAACGGCGTGAACATGGAAGACCCGTTCGGCAACAGCAAGAAGGACGAGCCCGCCGCGCCGGCTGAAACACCGCCGGCCTCGAACGAGCCCACCAAGCCGTGA
- a CDS encoding TRAP transporter small permease subunit — translation MSAFLKFATGMDWVSEKLGKIAGYAVLGASLISAGNALIRYGLDFSKNSWLEIQWYLFAATVMLGAPVVLRFNEHVRVDIIYGKLKGYGPVYVDLFGLIFFLLPVMGLFTYLTWPFFWNMWVTGEMSGNIGGLIRWPAALLMPVGFAAMFLQGVSEIIKRIAYLRGLIQMDTHYEKPVQ, via the coding sequence TTGTCTGCATTTCTCAAATTCGCGACCGGCATGGACTGGGTCAGCGAAAAACTCGGCAAGATCGCCGGCTACGCCGTACTGGGCGCCTCGCTGATCTCCGCCGGCAACGCACTCATTCGCTACGGTCTCGATTTCAGCAAGAACTCCTGGCTCGAAATCCAGTGGTACCTGTTCGCCGCCACCGTGATGCTCGGTGCGCCCGTGGTGCTTCGCTTCAACGAGCATGTGCGCGTGGACATCATCTACGGCAAGCTCAAGGGCTACGGGCCGGTGTATGTCGACCTGTTCGGCCTCATCTTCTTTCTGCTGCCGGTGATGGGTCTGTTCACCTACCTCACCTGGCCCTTCTTCTGGAACATGTGGGTCACCGGCGAGATGTCGGGAAACATCGGCGGCCTGATCCGCTGGCCCGCCGCGCTGCTGATGCCCGTGGGCTTTGCAGCGATGTTCCTGCAGGGCGTTTCGGAAATCATCAAGCGCATTGCCTACCTGCGCGGCCTGATCCAGATGGACACGCACTACGAGAAGCCGGTGCAGTGA
- a CDS encoding branched-chain amino acid ABC transporter permease — protein sequence MLDQQLVNALSLGCVYALFALGFTLIFGVLGVINLSHGAVFMVGAYAAAEFMRVSGMPLWVGLPFAFAFCGVMGFLIDVLVLKPLRKRNAPHLIPMIATIGVAIILNNGIQGIFGAENLRFPAGTIPDDALVFAGIHVTVLELGIVLASFVLMGVLMLSLQRTQLGRALRAIAESPKAAYLVGVNVEGLFYLTSFVAAGLGGVAGVLIGLYSNALFPLMGQPMLEKGIAVIILGGMGDIRGALLGGLFLGFAEVLSVAYVGSNMRDAVAFGLLFLVLLVRPKGLFGSLKERKV from the coding sequence GTGCTCGATCAGCAGCTTGTCAACGCCTTGTCGCTCGGATGCGTCTACGCACTCTTCGCGCTCGGCTTCACACTCATCTTCGGCGTGCTCGGCGTCATCAATCTCTCGCACGGCGCGGTGTTCATGGTGGGCGCCTATGCGGCGGCCGAATTCATGCGCGTGTCGGGCATGCCGCTGTGGGTCGGACTGCCGTTCGCCTTCGCGTTCTGCGGCGTCATGGGGTTCCTGATCGACGTGCTGGTGCTCAAACCGCTGCGCAAGCGCAACGCACCCCACCTGATTCCGATGATCGCCACCATCGGCGTGGCCATCATCCTGAACAACGGCATCCAGGGCATCTTCGGCGCGGAGAACCTGCGCTTCCCGGCCGGCACCATTCCCGACGACGCGCTGGTGTTCGCCGGCATCCACGTCACCGTGCTCGAACTGGGCATCGTGCTGGCGTCGTTCGTGCTGATGGGCGTGCTGATGCTGTCGCTGCAGCGCACGCAACTGGGCCGCGCACTGCGCGCGATTGCCGAGTCGCCCAAGGCGGCGTACCTCGTGGGCGTGAACGTCGAAGGCCTGTTCTACCTGACCTCGTTCGTGGCCGCCGGCCTGGGCGGCGTGGCGGGCGTGCTGATCGGCCTGTACTCCAACGCCCTCTTCCCGCTGATGGGCCAGCCGATGCTCGAAAAAGGCATCGCGGTGATCATCCTGGGCGGCATGGGCGACATTCGCGGCGCGCTGCTCGGCGGCCTGTTCCTCGGCTTCGCCGAGGTGCTGTCGGTGGCCTATGTGGGCTCCAACATGCGCGACGCGGTGGCCTTCGGCCTGCTGTTCCTGGTACTGCTGGTGCGCCCCAAGGGCCTGTTCGGCTCGCTGAAGGAGCGCAAGGTCTAA
- a CDS encoding RNA methyltransferase gives MRIHELKRRLREAGAGPSHEQRILRLWSHALPRNSGRRLPGTFFPSSLLEALPSIEAELAGLARIHAVHPGADGSERLLVALADGQTVESVLLPRDGLCVSSQVGCAVGCQFCMTGRDGLLRQVGSAEIIAQVALARMRRPVRKVVFMGMGEPAHNLDNVIEAIDLLGTVGNIGHKNLVFSTVGDPRVFDRLLQERVRPALALSLHTTQADLRKKLLPRAPNMTPEELVAAGERYARATGYPIQYQWTLLEGVNDGPEEIEGIVRLLSGKYGVLNMIPFNAVDGVAFSRPSWERCEQMARTLHERGILTKLRNSAGQDIDGGCGQLRARAAEVQVMFRQAAPAGQQLKG, from the coding sequence ATGCGAATCCACGAACTGAAACGACGCCTGCGGGAAGCCGGGGCCGGCCCCAGCCACGAGCAGCGCATCCTGCGGCTGTGGTCCCATGCGCTGCCCCGCAACAGCGGCCGGCGTTTGCCGGGAACCTTCTTTCCGTCGTCGCTGCTGGAGGCCCTGCCGTCCATTGAAGCCGAGCTGGCGGGACTGGCACGCATCCACGCGGTGCACCCCGGCGCCGACGGTTCCGAGCGGCTGTTGGTCGCCCTTGCGGACGGCCAGACCGTGGAGAGCGTGTTGCTGCCCCGGGACGGCCTGTGCGTCTCGTCCCAAGTGGGGTGCGCGGTCGGATGCCAGTTCTGCATGACGGGCCGCGACGGCTTGCTGCGCCAGGTGGGAAGCGCCGAGATCATTGCCCAGGTTGCGCTTGCGCGCATGCGCCGGCCGGTGCGCAAGGTGGTGTTCATGGGCATGGGCGAACCGGCCCACAACCTGGACAACGTGATCGAGGCCATCGACCTTCTCGGCACGGTGGGCAACATCGGCCACAAGAACCTGGTGTTCTCCACGGTGGGCGATCCACGCGTGTTCGACAGGCTGCTCCAGGAGCGCGTCAGGCCTGCGCTGGCCCTCTCGCTGCACACGACCCAGGCTGACCTGCGCAAGAAGCTGCTTCCGCGCGCGCCGAACATGACGCCCGAAGAACTGGTCGCCGCGGGCGAGCGCTATGCGCGTGCCACCGGCTACCCCATCCAGTACCAGTGGACGCTGCTGGAAGGCGTCAACGACGGGCCGGAGGAAATCGAGGGCATCGTCAGGCTGCTGTCCGGCAAGTACGGCGTGCTGAACATGATTCCCTTCAACGCGGTGGATGGCGTGGCGTTCAGTCGTCCGTCGTGGGAGCGCTGCGAACAGATGGCCCGCACGCTGCACGAGCGCGGCATCCTGACCAAGCTGCGCAATTCGGCCGGCCAGGACATCGACGGCGGCTGCGGCCAGTTGAGGGCGCGTGCCGCCGAAGTGCAGGTGATGTTTCGACAGGCCGCGCCGGCTGGTCAGCAACTGAAGGGGTAG
- a CDS encoding branched-chain amino acid ABC transporter permease, which yields MEALDNFWSVYSNLVLSLGINSLLALSIWLTLSCGMLALANAAFMGIGAYTASILTLSYGVPFPVAIAAGMAAPALVAFIIGKPTLRLSGVYLAMATLAFGEVVRIAILNAESLTGGALGLNGIPQSTQWWHVALALVLVLLVLWRIRRSKVGRAFEAIKEDETAAGLMGIDVAGHKMLAFVLGGAIAGLAGTLNAHLTFFIGPAEYGFNRAVDILTMAILGGIGSLTGPVLGGTILTLLPEMLRGLGSFRLVVNGFILVLIVLFLPKGIWDPARIRQWFARKGSAA from the coding sequence ATGGAAGCCCTCGACAACTTCTGGTCGGTCTACAGCAACCTGGTGCTCTCGCTGGGCATCAACAGCCTGCTGGCACTCTCGATCTGGCTCACGCTCTCCTGCGGCATGCTGGCCCTGGCCAACGCCGCATTCATGGGCATCGGTGCGTACACCGCGTCGATCCTCACGCTGAGCTATGGCGTGCCGTTCCCGGTCGCCATTGCCGCCGGCATGGCAGCGCCCGCATTGGTCGCCTTCATCATCGGCAAGCCGACGCTGCGCCTGTCGGGCGTGTACCTCGCGATGGCCACGCTGGCCTTCGGCGAAGTGGTGCGCATCGCCATCCTGAACGCCGAGTCGCTCACGGGCGGCGCGCTGGGCCTGAACGGCATTCCGCAATCGACCCAGTGGTGGCACGTGGCGCTGGCGCTTGTGCTCGTGCTGCTGGTGCTGTGGCGCATCCGCCGCTCCAAGGTCGGCCGCGCCTTCGAGGCCATCAAGGAAGACGAAACCGCTGCCGGCCTGATGGGCATCGACGTGGCGGGCCACAAGATGCTGGCCTTCGTGCTGGGCGGCGCCATCGCCGGCCTGGCGGGCACGCTCAATGCGCACCTGACCTTCTTCATCGGCCCGGCCGAGTACGGCTTCAACCGCGCGGTCGACATCCTCACGATGGCGATTCTTGGCGGCATCGGCAGCCTCACCGGCCCGGTGCTGGGCGGCACCATCCTCACGCTGCTGCCTGAAATGCTGCGTGGCCTGGGCTCCTTCCGCCTGGTGGTCAATGGCTTCATCCTGGTGCTGATCGTGCTGTTCCTGCCCAAGGGCATCTGGGACCCGGCACGCATCCGCCAGTGGTTCGCACGCAAGGGGAGCGCGGCATGA
- a CDS encoding alpha/beta hydrolase-fold protein, with translation MADTIVSTRTGAAYSLEIYLPASYDGSSTNYPVIYALDGDAIFNPPGNRFSNLKDILDQRNTQAILVGIGGTARRTTDYVLPGAVPYHDFLTSELVPFIEAKYRSDTKKRMLTGLSLSGSMTGIVLFLEGAKNNLTFSYFLSFEGTYDGQGTRYQDLEQAMHDGLAGNPLPATLFLTRCATVSSCNFNPVDGMYQRLLARGYPGFTVTETTYSTTHGKTDIPSFTDAIAKILP, from the coding sequence GTGGCCGACACGATCGTCTCGACAAGGACGGGAGCGGCCTACAGCCTCGAGATCTATCTGCCCGCTTCCTACGATGGCAGTTCGACCAACTATCCGGTCATTTATGCGTTGGACGGCGACGCGATATTCAATCCGCCAGGCAATCGCTTTTCAAACCTGAAAGACATCCTGGACCAGCGAAACACCCAGGCGATCCTTGTCGGCATCGGCGGCACGGCCCGCAGAACCACCGACTACGTGCTGCCCGGGGCCGTGCCGTACCACGACTTCCTGACCTCGGAGCTTGTGCCTTTCATCGAAGCGAAGTACCGCAGCGATACGAAGAAGCGCATGCTGACGGGCCTGTCGCTCAGCGGCAGCATGACCGGCATCGTGCTGTTTCTCGAAGGCGCAAAAAACAACCTGACCTTCTCGTACTTCCTGTCGTTCGAGGGCACGTACGACGGCCAGGGAACACGGTACCAAGACCTTGAGCAGGCCATGCACGACGGCCTCGCAGGCAACCCGTTGCCGGCAACGCTCTTTCTGACGCGCTGCGCCACCGTTTCGTCGTGCAACTTCAATCCGGTGGACGGGATGTACCAGCGCCTCCTGGCCAGAGGGTATCCAGGCTTCACGGTCACTGAGACGACTTACTCGACCACCCACGGGAAAACCGACATTCCCTCTTTCACCGACGCGATCGCCAAAATACTGCCGTAG
- a CDS encoding bleomycin resistance protein has product MNQASFGKAIPVLASLDLVRTLDFYKNVLGFQTQHFEDFSYGIAERGDTELHFWACNDRHIAENTSCYLRVADIAAVHAELSAKLPSVQDVVRTAWGMDELYVIDPDGNLIKFGQESAGAP; this is encoded by the coding sequence ATGAATCAAGCAAGCTTCGGCAAGGCCATCCCCGTACTCGCGTCACTCGACCTGGTGCGCACCCTGGATTTCTACAAGAACGTGCTTGGCTTCCAGACGCAGCACTTTGAAGATTTTTCCTATGGCATCGCGGAGCGCGGTGACACCGAGCTGCACTTCTGGGCCTGCAACGACAGGCACATTGCCGAGAACACGTCGTGCTACCTGCGCGTGGCGGACATTGCCGCCGTGCACGCGGAACTCAGCGCCAAATTGCCTTCGGTCCAGGACGTGGTGCGCACGGCATGGGGCATGGACGAGCTGTATGTGATCGACCCGGACGGCAACCTCATCAAGTTCGGCCAGGAGTCGGCTGGCGCGCCCTAG
- a CDS encoding ABC transporter substrate-binding protein yields MIRSIPFKPALFALVAATAFGSAQAADIKIGVAAALSGGAAQYGSAIRNGFQLAADEINAAGGINGDKIVLAIEDEQGKKEDAINVFKKLIFQDKVLMTFGPTLSNSAQAADPIAQAAKTVAFGTSNTADGITSIGDYIFRNSVTEADVLPETLRVAIKHANVKKVAVLYGNDDVFTKSGYDNFKKALEDLKLPVTTTETFAKGDVDFKAQLTKIKATNPDAIVLSALLAEGAPVMVQARQLGLNVPIIGGNGMNSTKIFELAKGSSDNLYVGSPWSASNATPENTKFQKAYNDKYKAAPDQFAAQAYDGLYVVAQALKGVKLSGNLAADRSALRDALPSVKWTGATGAFTFARAKDKAGKPAGYDAQQQAIVSVTKGTAFVIEK; encoded by the coding sequence ATGATCCGTTCTATCCCTTTCAAACCCGCACTCTTCGCACTCGTTGCCGCCACTGCATTCGGTAGCGCACAGGCCGCCGACATCAAGATCGGCGTTGCCGCAGCCCTGTCGGGTGGTGCCGCGCAATATGGCTCGGCCATCCGCAACGGCTTCCAGCTCGCGGCCGACGAGATCAACGCCGCCGGCGGCATCAATGGCGACAAGATCGTGCTGGCCATCGAGGACGAGCAAGGCAAGAAGGAAGACGCCATCAACGTCTTCAAGAAGCTCATCTTCCAAGACAAGGTCCTGATGACCTTCGGCCCCACGCTGTCGAACTCGGCGCAGGCTGCCGACCCGATCGCCCAGGCCGCCAAGACCGTGGCCTTCGGCACCTCGAACACCGCCGACGGCATCACCTCGATCGGTGACTACATCTTCCGCAACTCGGTGACCGAAGCCGACGTGCTGCCCGAAACGCTGCGCGTGGCCATCAAGCACGCCAACGTGAAGAAGGTCGCCGTGCTCTACGGCAACGACGACGTGTTCACCAAGAGCGGCTACGACAACTTCAAGAAGGCACTGGAAGACCTGAAGCTGCCGGTGACCACCACCGAGACCTTCGCCAAGGGCGACGTGGACTTCAAGGCCCAGCTCACCAAGATCAAGGCCACCAACCCCGACGCCATCGTGCTGTCCGCACTGCTGGCCGAAGGCGCACCGGTGATGGTGCAGGCGCGCCAGCTCGGCCTGAACGTGCCGATCATCGGCGGCAACGGCATGAACTCGACCAAAATCTTCGAGTTGGCCAAGGGCAGCTCGGACAACCTGTACGTCGGCAGCCCCTGGTCGGCCAGCAACGCCACGCCCGAGAACACCAAGTTCCAGAAGGCCTACAACGACAAGTACAAGGCAGCGCCGGACCAGTTCGCGGCGCAAGCCTATGACGGCCTGTACGTCGTGGCGCAGGCGCTCAAGGGCGTGAAGCTGTCGGGCAACCTCGCGGCCGACCGCAGCGCACTGCGCGACGCCCTGCCCAGCGTGAAGTGGACCGGTGCCACCGGCGCCTTCACCTTTGCACGCGCCAAGGACAAGGCCGGCAAGCCCGCCGGCTACGACGCCCAGCAGCAGGCCATCGTGAGCGTCACGAAGGGCACTGCGTTCGTGATCGAGAAGTAA
- a CDS encoding TRAP transporter substrate-binding protein has product MDRRSLIKNAGIAGVLAAGIAPAVHAQATVRWRLASSFPKSLDTIFGTAETFSKSVSDMTGGKFQISVHAGGELMPAFGVVDGVQNASVEMAHTAPYYFYGKDPTFCLGCAVPFGMNTRQQNAWMYEGNGLKLMRAFYAKYNIINLPGGNTGAQMGGWFRKEIKSVADLKGLKFRTNPFAGKVLEPFGVIPQSIPGADLYPALEKGTLDGLEWVGPYDDQKLGFNKIAPFYYYPGWWEGGPELDFYINTKAWEGLSAEYKAIVEAAAAHANITMTAKYDAKNPVALKQLVGSGTKLRPFSQDVMNAAFKSAQQIYSDLNNSNPEWKKIYGDWSKFLADQNAWFRYTEGTFDRFMQQQKL; this is encoded by the coding sequence ATGGATCGTCGTTCCCTCATCAAAAACGCCGGCATCGCGGGCGTTCTGGCTGCCGGTATCGCACCCGCGGTGCATGCCCAGGCCACCGTTCGCTGGCGCCTGGCGTCCAGCTTTCCCAAGTCGCTGGACACCATCTTCGGCACGGCCGAGACGTTCTCCAAGAGCGTCAGTGACATGACGGGCGGCAAGTTCCAGATTTCCGTGCACGCCGGTGGCGAGCTGATGCCCGCGTTCGGCGTGGTGGACGGCGTGCAGAACGCGTCGGTCGAAATGGCCCACACGGCCCCGTACTATTTCTACGGCAAGGACCCGACCTTCTGCCTGGGCTGCGCAGTGCCCTTCGGCATGAACACCCGCCAGCAGAACGCATGGATGTACGAAGGCAACGGCCTGAAGCTGATGCGCGCGTTCTATGCCAAGTACAACATCATCAACCTGCCGGGCGGCAACACCGGCGCGCAGATGGGCGGCTGGTTCCGCAAGGAAATCAAGTCGGTCGCCGACCTGAAGGGCCTGAAGTTCCGCACCAACCCGTTTGCCGGCAAGGTGCTCGAACCCTTCGGCGTGATCCCGCAATCGATCCCCGGTGCCGACCTGTACCCCGCGCTCGAAAAGGGCACGCTCGACGGCCTGGAATGGGTCGGCCCGTATGACGACCAGAAGCTGGGCTTCAACAAGATCGCGCCGTTCTACTACTACCCCGGCTGGTGGGAAGGCGGCCCCGAGCTGGACTTCTACATCAACACCAAGGCGTGGGAAGGCCTGTCTGCCGAGTACAAGGCCATCGTCGAAGCGGCTGCCGCGCACGCCAACATCACGATGACCGCCAAGTACGACGCCAAGAACCCGGTCGCGCTCAAGCAGCTCGTGGGCTCGGGCACGAAGCTGCGCCCGTTCTCGCAGGACGTGATGAACGCGGCCTTCAAGTCGGCCCAGCAGATCTACTCGGACCTGAACAACAGCAACCCGGAGTGGAAGAAGATCTACGGCGACTGGTCGAAATTCCTGGCCGACCAGAACGCCTGGTTCCGCTACACCGAAGGCACGTTCGACCGCTTCATGCAACAGCAGAAGCTGTAA
- a CDS encoding ABC transporter ATP-binding protein: protein MSDNTLLTLKNVSRHFGGLKVLQDVSLDIPKGGIFGLIGPNGAGKTTVFNLITGLLPTTSGTIHFEGQDLAGRKPFQITRGGIARTFQNIRIFKEMSLLENVTVGMDAKLRYGPFGLLAGSGLFRSEEKRARDRARELLSWVKLDHKANDVADNLSYGDQRKLELARALATEPKLLLLDEPVAGMNSTEKSELMVEIENIAARGFTVFMIEHDMRFVMGLCQQIAVLNFGRIIARGGPEQIRNDPQVIEAYLGREDDEATNDQEAAA from the coding sequence ATGAGCGACAACACGCTTTTGACACTCAAGAACGTGTCGCGCCACTTCGGTGGCCTCAAGGTCCTGCAGGACGTGAGCCTGGACATACCCAAGGGCGGCATCTTCGGGCTCATCGGCCCGAACGGTGCTGGCAAGACCACGGTGTTCAACCTGATCACCGGCCTGCTGCCGACCACCAGCGGCACCATCCATTTCGAAGGCCAGGACCTGGCAGGCCGTAAGCCCTTCCAGATCACCCGTGGCGGCATTGCGCGCACCTTCCAGAACATCCGCATCTTCAAGGAGATGTCGCTGCTGGAGAACGTGACGGTCGGCATGGACGCCAAGCTGCGCTACGGCCCCTTCGGCCTGCTCGCCGGCTCGGGCCTGTTCCGCAGCGAGGAAAAGCGTGCACGTGACCGCGCGCGCGAACTGCTCAGCTGGGTCAAGCTCGACCACAAGGCGAACGACGTGGCCGACAACCTCTCGTACGGCGACCAGCGCAAGCTGGAGCTGGCGCGCGCGCTGGCCACCGAGCCCAAGCTGCTGCTGCTCGACGAGCCGGTCGCCGGCATGAACAGCACCGAAAAGAGCGAGCTGATGGTGGAGATCGAGAACATCGCGGCGCGCGGCTTCACGGTGTTCATGATCGAGCACGACATGCGCTTCGTGATGGGCCTGTGCCAGCAGATCGCGGTGCTGAACTTCGGCCGCATCATCGCGCGCGGCGGGCCCGAGCAGATCCGCAACGACCCGCAAGTGATCGAGGCCTACCTTGGCCGCGAAGACGACGAAGCCACCAACGACCAGGAGGCCGCTGCATGA